The following proteins are co-located in the Mycolicibacterium goodii genome:
- the pyk gene encoding pyruvate kinase, which produces MTNRRAKIVCTLGPATATAAVLTDLVDAGMDVARLNFSHSTRAEHSALYGMVRQAAAERGRVVGVLADLQGPKIRLGSFEHGPVVWATGEQITITTAPCPGDHDRVSTTYPGLSGDVQPGDRLLVDDGRVDLRVVEVDGPDIRCDVVDGGPVSDHKGISLPDVPVSVPPLSDKDIDDLKFALVLGADMIAMSFVRAPEEVKLAHAIMDEVGRRVPVIAKLEKPEAVSDLPAIVEAFDGIMVARGDLGVEMPLEQIPLVQRRAIALCRQAAKPVIVATQMLDSMVSDRRPTRAEVSDVANAVFDGADAVMLSAETSVGADPAHAVATMSRIVVAAESGSGRGESPESRAETVPGTDAVFGDAIAVAACEVGRRLGAAALCCFTRTGDTALRLARQRSALPLLAFAHDEEVQARLAFTWGVESAVLAQAELAESMPGEVSRALLSRGACERGDVVVVVSGSRSGVAGYTDSVRVLRVE; this is translated from the coding sequence ATGACGAATCGCCGCGCAAAGATCGTCTGCACGTTGGGCCCGGCCACCGCCACGGCCGCGGTGCTGACCGACCTCGTCGACGCCGGAATGGATGTGGCCCGGCTGAACTTCAGCCACAGCACGCGCGCCGAGCATTCGGCGCTCTACGGCATGGTTCGGCAGGCCGCGGCCGAGCGTGGCCGGGTCGTCGGCGTACTCGCCGATCTGCAGGGCCCGAAGATCCGGCTGGGATCGTTCGAACACGGTCCGGTGGTATGGGCGACCGGCGAGCAGATCACGATCACCACCGCGCCGTGCCCTGGCGATCACGACCGGGTTTCCACGACCTACCCGGGCCTGTCGGGTGATGTGCAGCCCGGTGACCGGTTGCTGGTCGACGACGGCCGCGTCGATCTTCGCGTGGTCGAGGTCGACGGTCCCGACATCCGTTGCGATGTGGTCGACGGCGGGCCGGTGAGCGACCACAAGGGGATCTCGCTGCCGGACGTCCCGGTGAGCGTTCCGCCGTTGTCGGACAAGGACATCGACGACCTCAAGTTCGCCCTGGTGCTGGGCGCCGACATGATCGCGATGTCGTTCGTGCGTGCACCCGAGGAGGTCAAGCTCGCCCACGCGATCATGGACGAGGTCGGTCGCCGGGTGCCGGTGATCGCCAAACTGGAGAAACCCGAGGCGGTTTCGGACCTTCCTGCCATCGTCGAGGCGTTCGACGGCATCATGGTCGCCCGCGGCGACCTGGGTGTGGAGATGCCGCTGGAGCAGATCCCGCTCGTGCAGCGCCGCGCCATCGCCTTGTGCCGTCAGGCGGCCAAACCCGTGATCGTGGCGACGCAGATGCTCGACTCGATGGTGTCGGACCGGCGCCCGACGCGAGCGGAGGTGTCCGACGTCGCCAACGCGGTGTTCGACGGGGCCGATGCGGTGATGCTCTCGGCCGAGACCAGCGTCGGGGCCGATCCGGCGCACGCCGTCGCCACGATGTCGCGCATCGTCGTTGCCGCCGAGAGCGGTTCCGGCCGCGGCGAGAGCCCGGAGTCCCGTGCCGAGACGGTGCCAGGCACCGATGCGGTGTTCGGCGACGCGATCGCCGTGGCCGCGTGTGAGGTGGGACGACGCCTCGGCGCGGCGGCGCTGTGCTGCTTCACCCGCACGGGTGACACGGCGCTGCGCCTGGCCCGGCAGCGCTCGGCGCTGCCGCTGCTGGCCTTCGCCCACGACGAGGAGGTGCAAGCGCGTCTGGCGTTCACCTGGGGCGTGGAGTCGGCGGTACTGGCGCAGGCCGAACTGGCCGAATCCATGCCCGGTGAGGTGTCGCGGGCGTTGCTCAGCCGGGGAGCGTGCGAGCGGGGCGACGTCGTGGTGGTGGTGTCCGGCAGCCGAAGCGGTGTCGCGGGGTACACCGATTCGGTCCGGGTGCTGCGCGTCGAGTGA
- a CDS encoding Re/Si-specific NAD(P)(+) transhydrogenase subunit alpha, protein MTLIGVPRESAEGERRVALVPKVVEKLSARGLEVVVENSAGAGALFSDEDYERAGATIGDPWPADLVVKVNPPTPDEISRLKPGSVLIGFLAPRTQPELASRLRLADITAFAMESIPRISRAQTMDALSSQANVAGYKAVLLAASLSTRFVPMLTTAAGTVKPASALVLGVGVAGLQALATAKRLGAKTTGYDVRPEVAEQVRSVGAQWLDLGIDAAGEGGYARELSDAERAQQQQALEASITNFDIVVTTALVPGRPAPRLVTAAAASGMQPGSVVVDLAGETGGNCELTEPGQTIVRHGVTIASPLNLPATMPEHASELYAKNVTALLDLLITDGAVAPDFTDEIVSASCITRTEGDI, encoded by the coding sequence ATGACGTTGATCGGAGTCCCGCGGGAATCCGCCGAGGGCGAGCGCCGCGTCGCGCTGGTCCCCAAAGTCGTCGAAAAGCTGAGCGCCCGCGGGCTCGAGGTAGTCGTCGAGAACTCGGCCGGCGCGGGTGCGCTGTTCAGCGACGAGGACTACGAGCGCGCCGGTGCCACCATCGGTGATCCATGGCCCGCCGACCTGGTGGTCAAGGTCAACCCACCGACACCGGACGAGATCAGCCGGCTCAAGCCCGGTTCGGTACTCATCGGCTTCCTGGCCCCACGGACGCAGCCCGAACTCGCGTCGCGGCTGCGCCTCGCCGACATCACCGCCTTTGCGATGGAATCGATCCCGCGCATCTCCCGGGCACAGACGATGGATGCGCTGTCCTCACAGGCCAACGTGGCCGGATACAAGGCCGTGCTGCTCGCGGCATCGTTGTCGACGCGATTCGTCCCGATGCTGACCACCGCGGCGGGCACCGTGAAACCCGCCAGCGCGCTGGTACTCGGCGTCGGCGTCGCCGGCCTGCAGGCGCTGGCAACCGCGAAACGCCTGGGCGCCAAGACAACCGGGTACGATGTGCGTCCCGAGGTCGCCGAGCAGGTCCGTTCGGTCGGTGCGCAGTGGCTGGATCTGGGTATCGACGCCGCCGGTGAAGGCGGGTACGCCCGTGAGCTCAGCGACGCCGAACGCGCCCAGCAGCAACAGGCCCTCGAAGCCTCGATCACCAATTTCGACATCGTGGTCACGACCGCGCTGGTGCCGGGGCGCCCCGCACCGCGCCTGGTGACCGCCGCCGCGGCCTCCGGCATGCAACCGGGAAGCGTCGTGGTGGACCTTGCCGGCGAAACCGGCGGTAACTGCGAGCTCACCGAACCCGGCCAAACCATCGTCCGCCACGGCGTCACCATCGCCTCGCCGCTGAACCTGCCCGCGACCATGCCCGAACACGCCAGCGAGTTGTACGCGAAGAACGTGACCGCACTGCTCGACCTGCTGATCACCGACGGCGCCGTCGCACCCGACTTCACCGACGAGATCGTCTCGGCCTCCTGCATCACCCGCACCGAAGGGGACATCTGA
- a CDS encoding PAS domain-containing protein, with the protein MTETDTAISPSWLAQAVVAASSEAIVVTDKAGDIVLWNDGATRIFGFSAADALGQSLDLIIPEKLRDRHWKGYHQTMATGITKYGDSMLAVPATHQDGRRLSIEFSVALLRDDAGEIVGISAIMREVSERRAAERALHAKIAELQNELTEARAGLS; encoded by the coding sequence GTGACTGAGACAGACACCGCCATCAGCCCCTCCTGGCTCGCCCAGGCGGTCGTGGCCGCATCCTCCGAGGCCATCGTGGTCACCGACAAGGCCGGCGACATCGTGCTCTGGAACGACGGGGCGACCCGGATCTTCGGGTTCTCGGCGGCCGACGCACTCGGCCAGAGCCTGGACCTGATCATCCCGGAGAAGCTGCGTGACCGGCACTGGAAGGGCTATCACCAGACCATGGCCACGGGCATCACCAAGTACGGCGACAGCATGCTCGCCGTACCGGCCACGCATCAGGACGGGCGCCGGTTGTCGATCGAGTTCAGCGTGGCGTTGCTGCGGGACGACGCGGGCGAGATCGTGGGCATCTCGGCGATCATGCGCGAGGTGAGTGAGCGGCGTGCCGCCGAACGCGCGCTGCACGCCAAGATCGCCGAACTCCAGAACGAGCTGACCGAGGCGCGCGCAGGGCTGTCCTGA
- a CDS encoding NAD(P)(+) transhydrogenase (Re/Si-specific) subunit beta, translating to MNHLVTALYIAAFALFILGLSGLTGPKTAVRGNLIAAAGMGLAVIATLIKVRDTATVNWILIVVGLVLGVALGVPPAKKTKMTAMPQLVALFNGVGGGTVALIAWAEFIETDGFGHFTPDQSPTVALVVGSLFAAIIGSVSFWGSLVAYLKLQESIPKNVEKTLVRSAKIFQTSNVVLLLGAIAAAVYIGLHAGTGNPSWLIVVVLLLAGVMGLFVVFPIGGADMPVVISLLNALTGLSAAAAGLALNNTAMIVAGMIVGASGSILTNLMAVAMNRSIPAIVFGSFGAGADTSAAAAGEQGTAKATSAADAAIQMAYANQVIVVPGYGLAVAQAQHAVKDMASILESKGVEVKYAIHPVAGRMPGHMNVLLAEADVAYDAMKEMDDVNGEFARTDVTLVIGANDVTNPAARNDPSSPIHGMPILNVDESKSVIVLKRSMSSGYAGIENPLFFLNHTSMLFGDAKKSVGEVIEELKAL from the coding sequence ATGAACCATCTCGTCACCGCGCTCTACATCGCGGCGTTCGCCCTCTTCATCCTCGGTCTGTCCGGGCTCACCGGCCCCAAGACCGCGGTGCGCGGCAACCTGATCGCCGCCGCCGGTATGGGATTGGCGGTCATCGCCACGCTGATCAAGGTCCGCGACACCGCCACGGTGAACTGGATCCTGATCGTCGTCGGCCTGGTCCTCGGCGTCGCGCTCGGCGTTCCGCCTGCCAAGAAAACCAAGATGACCGCGATGCCGCAGCTGGTCGCACTGTTCAACGGTGTCGGCGGCGGCACCGTCGCGCTGATCGCCTGGGCCGAGTTCATCGAGACCGACGGATTCGGCCACTTCACGCCCGATCAGTCACCGACCGTCGCGCTCGTGGTCGGCTCGCTGTTCGCGGCAATCATCGGCTCGGTGTCGTTCTGGGGATCGCTGGTGGCGTATCTCAAACTGCAGGAATCGATTCCGAAGAACGTCGAGAAGACCCTGGTCCGCTCGGCCAAGATTTTCCAGACCTCCAATGTGGTGCTGCTGCTCGGCGCGATCGCCGCCGCGGTGTACATCGGCCTGCACGCGGGCACCGGCAATCCGAGTTGGCTGATCGTGGTAGTGCTGCTGCTCGCCGGCGTCATGGGCCTGTTCGTGGTGTTCCCGATCGGCGGCGCGGACATGCCGGTGGTGATCTCGCTGCTCAACGCGTTGACCGGGTTGTCCGCTGCCGCTGCAGGTTTGGCGTTGAACAACACCGCGATGATCGTGGCGGGCATGATCGTCGGCGCCTCCGGCTCCATCCTGACCAACCTGATGGCCGTCGCGATGAACCGGTCCATCCCGGCGATCGTGTTCGGGTCCTTCGGCGCAGGCGCCGACACCTCAGCGGCGGCCGCAGGCGAACAGGGCACCGCCAAGGCGACCTCGGCCGCCGACGCCGCGATCCAGATGGCCTACGCCAACCAGGTCATCGTCGTCCCCGGTTACGGTCTGGCCGTCGCGCAGGCGCAACATGCCGTCAAGGACATGGCTTCGATCCTGGAATCCAAGGGCGTCGAGGTGAAGTACGCGATCCACCCGGTGGCGGGCCGCATGCCAGGGCACATGAACGTGCTGCTGGCCGAGGCCGACGTCGCCTACGACGCGATGAAGGAAATGGACGACGTGAACGGCGAATTCGCGCGCACCGACGTCACCCTGGTCATCGGCGCCAACGACGTCACCAACCCCGCGGCGCGTAACGACCCGTCGAGCCCGATCCACGGAATGCCCATCCTGAACGTCGACGAGTCCAAATCGGTGATCGTGCTCAAACGCTCGATGTCCTCGGGGTATGCCGGGATCGAGAATCCGTTGTTCTTCCTCAACCACACCTCGATGCTGTTCGGGGACGCGAAGAAATCCGTCGGCGAAGTCATCGAGGAACTCAAGGCGCTGTGA
- a CDS encoding 2-dehydropantoate 2-reductase encodes MKIAVVGAGAIGAYWGAAMHRGGAEVHLIARNAHLDAMREHGVRVLSERGDFVAHPHATDDPNEIGPVDYIFLGLKAHSYPSCGPLIEPLLGADTAVLAAQNGVPWWYFHELAGPYRGRRIEAVDPGGATSAVLAPERAIGCVVYPATTIEAPGVIRHLEGTRFSIGEPSGEISPRCKALSEAMIAGGLKAPVEADLRSDIWIKLMGNVAFNPLSALTRATMVEICQNPHTRQVVVQLMEETLDIASRLGAKPEISIEKRLRGAENVGHHKTSMLQDLEAGKQLELDAIVTAVVEMADLTDAPAPTLRTVHAATDLLARTAVPAAAALSPALR; translated from the coding sequence GTGAAGATTGCAGTTGTCGGCGCCGGTGCGATCGGTGCCTACTGGGGTGCGGCCATGCACCGCGGTGGGGCGGAAGTTCACCTGATCGCCCGAAACGCCCATCTGGATGCGATGCGTGAGCACGGCGTGCGCGTGCTCAGCGAGCGCGGCGACTTCGTCGCGCACCCGCACGCCACCGACGATCCGAACGAGATCGGTCCGGTCGACTACATCTTTCTCGGGCTGAAGGCCCACAGTTACCCGTCCTGCGGGCCGCTGATCGAACCGCTGCTCGGCGCGGACACGGCGGTGCTGGCCGCGCAGAACGGCGTGCCGTGGTGGTACTTCCACGAACTGGCGGGGCCGTACCGCGGCCGCCGCATCGAAGCGGTGGACCCCGGCGGTGCGACGAGCGCGGTGCTCGCACCCGAACGCGCGATCGGCTGCGTCGTCTACCCCGCCACCACGATCGAGGCGCCGGGTGTGATCCGGCATCTGGAGGGCACCCGGTTCTCGATCGGCGAACCCAGCGGCGAGATCTCGCCGCGCTGTAAGGCGTTGAGCGAGGCCATGATCGCCGGTGGGCTCAAGGCCCCGGTCGAGGCGGACCTGCGCAGCGACATCTGGATCAAGCTCATGGGCAACGTCGCGTTCAACCCGCTGAGCGCACTGACCAGGGCGACGATGGTCGAGATCTGTCAGAACCCGCACACCCGCCAGGTCGTGGTCCAGCTGATGGAGGAGACGCTCGACATCGCGTCGCGGCTCGGCGCCAAGCCGGAGATCTCGATCGAGAAGCGCCTGCGTGGCGCGGAGAACGTCGGACATCACAAGACGTCGATGCTGCAGGACCTCGAAGCCGGCAAGCAGCTGGAACTCGACGCGATCGTGACCGCCGTCGTGGAGATGGCCGACCTCACCGATGCGCCTGCCCCCACGCTGCGCACCGTGCACGCCGCCACCGACCTGCTGGCCCGCACCGCCGTGCCCGCTGCTGCGGCACTGAGCCCGGCTCTTCGATGA
- a CDS encoding LysR family transcriptional regulator, protein MLLRQLEYFVAVARERHFARAAELCYVSQPALSTAIAKLERELDVTLIHRGQNFEGLTLEGERLVVWAKRLLAEHDGLKAEAAALRTGISGTLRLGTGPTVSTTTAIPVAAFCNLHPKAKVSISSRLSSAELLRQLRDFELDAAIAHFGPEDRAGLEMVPLYKERYVLLVSGDQIAPGARTITWSDAAQLPLALLEPHMRFRQFIDKAFAENGVTPSPQVETDSVASLYALVATGAWASVVPHTWLRAVPHLGSARAVRLIEPETTAQISLAIHAGRGSAAARAFVNVAAGARLDDEFDLQAEHWLLK, encoded by the coding sequence ATGCTGTTGCGCCAGTTGGAGTACTTCGTCGCCGTGGCCCGCGAACGTCATTTCGCCAGGGCCGCCGAGCTGTGCTACGTCTCGCAGCCCGCGCTGTCCACGGCGATCGCCAAGCTCGAGCGTGAACTCGACGTCACGCTGATCCACCGCGGCCAGAACTTCGAGGGCCTGACGCTCGAAGGGGAACGGCTCGTGGTGTGGGCCAAACGGTTGCTGGCCGAGCATGACGGCCTCAAGGCCGAGGCCGCCGCCCTACGCACCGGGATCTCGGGCACCCTACGGCTCGGCACCGGGCCCACGGTGTCGACCACCACCGCCATACCGGTTGCCGCGTTCTGCAATCTGCACCCGAAGGCCAAGGTGTCCATATCTTCTCGGCTGTCGTCGGCCGAACTGCTGCGTCAGCTCCGCGACTTCGAACTCGACGCCGCGATCGCCCACTTCGGCCCCGAGGACCGCGCCGGCCTGGAGATGGTGCCGCTGTACAAGGAGCGGTACGTGCTGCTGGTCTCCGGAGACCAGATCGCCCCCGGGGCCCGCACCATCACCTGGTCCGACGCCGCGCAGCTGCCGCTCGCACTGCTCGAGCCGCACATGCGGTTCCGGCAGTTCATCGACAAGGCGTTCGCCGAGAACGGCGTGACACCGTCACCCCAGGTGGAGACCGACTCGGTGGCGTCGCTCTATGCGCTTGTGGCCACCGGTGCCTGGGCGAGCGTGGTGCCGCACACCTGGCTGCGTGCCGTCCCCCACCTCGGATCGGCGCGGGCGGTGCGGTTGATCGAACCGGAGACCACCGCGCAGATCTCGCTGGCGATCCACGCCGGCCGCGGATCGGCCGCCGCGCGTGCATTCGTGAATGTCGCTGCGGGCGCTCGTCTGGACGACGAATTCGACCTGCAGGCCGAACACTGGCTGCTGAAGTGA
- a CDS encoding NAD(P) transhydrogenase subunit alpha, which yields MYDQLLANLAILVLAGFVGFAVISKVPNTLHTPLMSGTNAIHGIVVLGALIVLGDLPADAGWGVRIIAFVALVFGTLNVIGGFLVTDRMLGMFKTRKPGTREAEAAK from the coding sequence ATGTACGACCAACTGCTGGCCAATCTGGCGATCCTGGTGCTGGCCGGGTTCGTCGGATTCGCCGTCATCTCCAAGGTGCCCAACACCTTGCACACGCCCCTGATGTCGGGGACCAACGCCATCCACGGCATCGTCGTGCTCGGCGCCCTGATCGTGCTGGGGGACCTGCCCGCCGACGCGGGGTGGGGCGTGCGCATCATCGCGTTCGTCGCCCTCGTCTTCGGCACGCTCAACGTGATCGGCGGGTTCCTGGTGACCGACCGCATGCTGGGCATGTTCAAGACCCGCAAGCCCGGAACCCGGGAAGCCGAGGCCGCCAAATGA
- the oxc gene encoding oxalyl-CoA decarboxylase — translation MTVAPTRDTEAASTDEPGGLTDGIHLVVDALKLNDVQTIYGVVGIPITDLARLAQASGVRYIGFRHESDAGHAAAAAGFLTQKPGICLTVSAPGFLNGLVALANATTNCFPMVQISGSSERHLVDLQRGDYEEMDQLAAARLFAKAAYRVSRAEDIGRGIARAIRTAASGRPGGVYLDIPAAVLGEVIDAEKAKKTLWRVVDPAPRQMPEINAVDNAISLLAGAERPLIVLGKGAAYAQADATIREFVESTGIPYVPMSMAKGLLPDDHPQSAATARSLALKRADVVMLIGARLNWLLGHGDAPQWNPDAKFIQVDIAASEMDSNQPIAAPLVGDISSVVETLLERSKPGQISVAPEWRRELAEKSEQNVAKMSRRLEAALTAHPMKFLGALQAIRDVLADNPQVYVVNEGANALDLARNTIGMQVPRHRLDSGTWGVMGIGMGYAIAAAVETGDPVVAIEGDSAFGFSGMELEAICRYNLPIVTVILNNSGVYRGDEQSGSSADPAPTALRAQHEYMIKAFGGKGYQATTPDEVAAALREALASGRPALIDCVIDPADGTESGNIAHLNPKGISTK, via the coding sequence ATGACCGTCGCTCCCACGCGAGACACCGAGGCGGCGAGTACCGACGAGCCAGGCGGGCTCACCGATGGCATCCATCTGGTGGTCGATGCGCTGAAGCTCAACGACGTACAGACCATCTACGGGGTCGTCGGGATCCCGATCACCGATCTCGCCCGCCTCGCTCAGGCGTCCGGCGTGCGCTACATCGGATTCCGGCATGAGAGCGACGCCGGACACGCCGCGGCCGCCGCAGGCTTCCTCACCCAGAAGCCCGGCATCTGCCTGACCGTGTCGGCGCCTGGATTCCTCAACGGCCTTGTCGCACTTGCCAATGCCACCACCAACTGCTTCCCCATGGTCCAGATCTCGGGTTCGAGTGAACGTCATCTGGTCGATCTGCAGCGCGGCGACTACGAGGAGATGGATCAGCTGGCTGCCGCGCGGCTGTTCGCCAAGGCCGCCTACCGGGTATCGCGGGCCGAGGACATCGGACGCGGCATCGCCCGGGCGATCCGCACCGCCGCCTCCGGCCGTCCCGGCGGGGTCTATCTGGACATCCCGGCCGCGGTGCTCGGTGAGGTGATCGACGCCGAGAAGGCCAAGAAGACGTTGTGGCGCGTGGTGGATCCGGCCCCGAGGCAGATGCCGGAGATCAACGCGGTCGACAACGCGATCTCGCTGCTGGCCGGCGCCGAGCGCCCGTTGATCGTGCTGGGCAAGGGCGCCGCGTACGCACAGGCCGACGCCACGATCCGCGAGTTCGTCGAGAGCACCGGCATCCCCTATGTGCCCATGTCGATGGCCAAAGGCCTGCTGCCCGACGACCATCCGCAGTCCGCCGCGACCGCGCGCTCACTTGCGCTCAAGCGCGCCGACGTCGTCATGCTCATCGGCGCCCGGCTGAACTGGCTTCTCGGGCACGGTGATGCGCCGCAGTGGAACCCGGATGCCAAGTTCATCCAGGTCGACATCGCGGCCTCGGAGATGGACAGCAACCAGCCCATCGCGGCACCGCTGGTCGGCGACATCAGCTCGGTGGTGGAGACCCTGCTCGAGCGCAGCAAGCCCGGGCAGATCAGCGTCGCCCCCGAGTGGCGCCGCGAACTCGCCGAAAAGTCCGAGCAGAACGTGGCCAAGATGAGCAGGCGGCTGGAGGCGGCCCTCACCGCGCACCCGATGAAGTTCCTCGGCGCCCTGCAGGCCATCCGCGACGTGCTCGCCGACAACCCGCAGGTGTATGTGGTCAACGAGGGCGCCAACGCACTCGACCTGGCGCGCAACACCATCGGCATGCAGGTGCCGCGCCACCGCCTCGACAGCGGCACCTGGGGCGTGATGGGCATCGGCATGGGCTACGCGATCGCCGCGGCCGTCGAGACCGGTGACCCGGTCGTCGCCATCGAGGGCGACAGCGCGTTCGGGTTCAGCGGTATGGAGCTCGAGGCGATCTGCCGCTACAACCTGCCGATCGTCACCGTGATCCTCAACAACAGCGGTGTCTACCGCGGCGACGAGCAGTCGGGGTCGTCCGCCGATCCCGCGCCAACGGCACTGCGCGCGCAGCATGAGTACATGATCAAGGCGTTCGGCGGCAAGGGATATCAGGCCACCACGCCCGACGAGGTGGCGGCCGCACTGCGTGAGGCGCTCGCATCGGGGCGTCCCGCGCTGATCGACTGCGTCATCGATCCGGCCGACGGCACCGAGAGCGGCAACATCGCGCACCTCAACCCCAAGGGCATCAGCACCAAGTGA